The Biomphalaria glabrata chromosome 1, xgBioGlab47.1, whole genome shotgun sequence sequence GATCTACatagaatataaaatattatatatattagatctaggtcattcTGGGATCACCTGTCCTAGTTATTAAGTAGTTTACTCACTGAGATGTGCATGCTAGACCGCCAGTAATGACACGCTAGCCACACACCCTGTCATCGATCCTTCGATCTGTTGACTCACCAataattaagatctagatctaaatttaataaacatagtGTCTAGAGATTCAAAATATCAATAGGTAGGGCATTTCAAGTTGAATGATTCTAGATATAATTACAATAatctttaactaaaaaaaaatattagagaaTCTAGTGACACTAGATGTAGTCTGGTTTTAACATAAGTTCCAATTAACTCACACGATGTACTGAAATGAATATTGATCTATACTACAGTAAAATAGGTAGGCAAAAACTGAAAAAGTAACAAAAgaactattaaaaattaattgtgatAGTGATACAGGATTCTTGTATCCAATTATGTGAAACTTAATGATGACTAAAATttattctagatagatctatagagagATTCTAGGCAAAGAATCTACAGTAGGCTTAGAGTCCAAAGACTTCTAAGAGAAGATCATTGCAGAAGGttgttctagaatctagatgatacATGTAATCACTCTAGCCATAGTAATAAGCCTATATATACCTCTCTAAatgttattattgtattttaatatacCTTTCCTCTAGATATTCAATGGTTTCATGAtacattaatattataataaatattattagatatcaaacattttttcttcAATATATATCCACATCAACCCTAAAGGGTAGTAGAGGctagagttttgttttattatgatatagcctatcttatcttatgattTATAGATGTATTTAAAAGAAGAtaataaagtaggcctactacgcagagacttaaactctgataAGTCATATTGGTTTTCTAGAATTAATGAATGAATTTTGTGCATTGacattttatattatctttaGGCCTAGGTCAACatagaaaaatgaagtttaaactatttcattttattttaaaaaattcctctttttttttctttcagactaGCCCTTGGCTAGCTTTCATGGTTAATGTCAAGATTAGGCCTACTAGAAATGCTGCTAACTAATATTTGAAAAAGTATTTATCTAAGACAACACCAATGGCTTCAACACTCCACATTCCATTCCGATGTCCTAATTGTGGAGATAATAGTAGACAGTTCGAAACATTGCATGACCTGCGGAGCCATTTAGAAAAGGAACATTCCTATACATCTTCTCGATATAGACACCAACCTGTAACATCATCACCAGCAGTAGGCCTACGATCTAGAACAGGTAGACATTCTCCTCTGACTGAGATGTtccacagtgatgcccaaagacTGGAGGAATCTCTGAGGAAGAGAAAAGAAGAGGAGCTGAATAACAAACGAAGACGAAGTGAAATGTCAAATTTGCGTTTAAGTAAAGATAGCTCTGGTAACGCAGGATTTCAAGAAAAGATTCAAAATATACCACAGCATTATTCATTTAGGGATTATGGTCATTCCAGCAGATTACAAAAATACTACACACCATCTAAATATCTCAGGGACAGACAAAATATAGAAGGGATGCAGACAAATAAGGCATTTACTGACGAACCTTATATGAGGGATAAAACAAAGGATGAACCAATCTCAGATATGAATAGTTTGTTTACCgacatacaaaataaagaagGAATCAATAGATCTTCTCATTTTGCCGAAACTAATTTATCTTCACAAATGTCACCTTCTATAACGGCTACACCTAATCCAAGTGAAAAGCATATCAAAGACACTCTATCTGCATTATCTCATGAAGTTTTGTTGGAACGGGCAAGTCAGTTTGCCACTGCAGATTCTTTATACACTGCCCAGGAGCTTTTATCCAGTGTTGAACAAGccgcagaaataaaaatagCACAACAGAAAAAAGTGATTGAGATACTGGCTGAGAagctgaaagaaaaagaaaataggtTGGCAGGGGTGATGGGTCAGATAGAACTTTTATCCCATCATCAGATGGACAGCTTTGAAAAGGTCAGTATCTTGAAACGTCAGTCTGACCTAAAGGCCCAACTATTGCAGAAAGAACTTGATCAAAAGCAGAAAGACTTTGATACTCTCAATCAAAAGctttttgaaattcaacaatCTTTAGTTAAAGGTGACTCTTCAATTCAAAAATCAGGAAAGATTGAAAATAGCAGCATTTTAAATGTCAACCTCAGCACAGACTCTCCAGAATCATCTGCCTCCATGGACCTTGACCCTGACCTTGAAAAACCTACAAGCCCCACTGAGAAAATGTCTTTGGGCAGAAGTGCAAGtaaaaccaaagaaataaaaagagtacAAAATAAAGCTCACCAGTTGGAACGGGACAGACAGAATTTATTGATAGAGATGCAGAACTTGCTGCAGTCTGCTGCCACAGATAATGAGAAACTACAGTCTGAGTTAGCTAGTCAATCTCAAGAACTATCTCAATTAAGTTATGATCTTGAACAGTCTAAACATGAACAAGCTGCATTGCTAGGTTAGTAACttttctaaattctaaattaataaaatgacATGAAGGCATTATGGAAATACTATAATGAGGAGTTTAATTGTACAGTTTTTAAGGCATATTTAGCATTTCATAGAAAACACTAATgagtgttcatttttttttatataacccccccccccccccccccgctcaacaacaacaaacaaaggattgttaaatagaatttaaatgctttttgttttgtttctgttattaTTTAGTTAGTTATATTGATTATGCACTCATGTGATTTAAAATTTTGCTTTAATGTCTGTGCATAACTTAGATATTCgacattttatttatcttttgaaaaaaaaatgtgtacagtgacataataaataaaattaagtcTTTTCgattaattgttttaaactttttattatttcaggTGAAACGCATGCTTTGTATCGCCAAGCTGATGTCAGTCTTGCGCAGTTAAAAATTATGTTGAAAGACAGAGAAGGAGAGTTGAAGAATGTTTCTAAATCTCTAGAGCAGGCCAAGGCGGCACAGTCCAAGTTGgccagagagagagatgagtaTGTGAGGCTTTGTCAAGAAAGAGAAACCAAGTATAAAGAAATGATGTCTTCTAATAGCCAACAGGTAGTAATAACTCAAacactgaactgttttagaGGCATAATTCAAATACTTAAAAGGCAAACAGTATACACATAATTATAGCAGAGCTTCAATATTTAAGTGCAGTTGTCAAACAATATGTATTACCTCTATACAGTCTACATTATCATTCTCCAGAAAATCATTATTAGTTGTTAGTTTTTTAACTTAGCTTAAATACTAAGCagttattcatatatatatttatttattggtataAACTTAGTACGAATACTCAACAGTCGTATGTTAATACAAACTTAATTTGATTGCTCAacagttttaatttaaattctaAACAGCTATACTCTGCAGGTATACATGCACTACTGAAAGCCCATAGAGAACTCTGATAGCTGTTTGGCTGATTGTATATATTATCTAAATGCTCTTTTATACAAAAATTTTTAATTGGAATCCTCATGTCTAAGCTGTTGGGTATGTTAGCTACATTCCAACCAGTCCTAATCTCAGTTGAAGTTCATCTCAAGTACATGTGTTTCCAATGTCATTATTCTTTACATGTGCTATTTGTGTTTTTTCTCCCTCTTCTTTTGGTTAAAaccttaaatatttattttgaatgtgCCGCTAATCTAAACATCTATCCCTCAAATTACTAGATCCAGTCCATGAAGAAAACTCTGGATTTAAGTTTACAAGACAAAAAGCAGCTTGAAGAAAAGCTAAAGGATTTAAAGCGGGAACTAGATGCTAAAAATGGGAAAGATGCAATTTTGTCTGATAATGTTGCTCATTTGAAGTCAGCATTAGaggaaaaaatgaaaagtcaAGCCAAATTGAAAGAAGAACTTCATAAACGggaagaaaaacttaaaaaggCAAAGCGGTAACAAATGTTTCAACTCTTCAgttataatatgtgttttgtttttcttttaattggaatattaatttaatcattaatttttttaattctataattGAAAGTAAAGCAACATGAAGGCACAACTAATTCATCTATTATCTAAAGTAACTTTCAACTACTTCTACAAATGAGCGCAACAACAATGAATAAGCATTGAATAGGTTCATACAGTTACCCTAAGTTCCATCAAGCATTTACCCCATGTTTAATCCAGTGCACATTATACTTTGTATGTGCACAACTATATTGTTTATATTCTAAGACATATTGTAGTAGCTTTTCTAATTTAAGACATATATTCTGGTGGTTGTCTCCTAAATCTACtgcaatttcattttgtagcaatttttgtttttctttgtgcttctaaacaaatatttttatttgaattcaaaGAGAAAATAATATGTAAGGttgtgtggctgagtggtagaagCTGTTAAACTACTTATCCAGGGGTCTCAAGTTAGAATTGTGACTTGAGCTGACTTGTGTTTAGATAGTGACTTGAGCTGATTTGTGTTAGAATTTTGACTTGAGCTGACTTGTGTTAAAATAGTGACTTGAGCTGACTTGTGTTAAGGTTGTGACTTGAGCTGACTTATGTTTAAATTGTGACTTAATCtgacttgttttaaaatagtgaCTTGAGCGGACTTTTGTTAGAATTGTGACTTGAGCTGACTTGTGTTTACCGAGCATTTAAAGTCAAAgaagccttctcccagatactgcATCCCCCCAAATGTCCATAATAGacacagccaggaaaaccagtgacttggcagaatttaggtcattagtaaatatgcatgactaaatgcatgacgcataggacgtaatcatcttcttttttgaagtaacgtctgtattatataagataagataaagagattggaccaatgCACACTGAGAATGCTATTAACATGAAAAGTTTGCTATACTAAAGCTGCTTTAAAAAGGCAGGAGGTAGGCCTaaacttttattatatttagaaCTTATTTAAAGCAAAAATTTCAATCATTGTTTGTCCCAGTGAGATGGAGAGAATGACCAGGTTCCTTGAAGACACGGCTGAGAAAGAGTTGGAAGCCCGGTCAAAGCTGGAGGACTTTATCTCTGGATTGATAGACAGAGCTGGGAGGGCAGAAACTGAGCTTCAGAAATTAAAAGAAGAGTCCTACAGACTTCATCAGAAGTCTAAACATTCCTCTAAAGTAAGTGTAAAGTTTGACAGCAAtgtccattttttatttaaaaaaaaagagtaaactatggaaaacaaaaaagttaaaatggaAGTACAGTTGTTTGTACTGTTTTAAATGTACTGGAATTCATGTAAAAATTGCAGGCACATCTAAAAGCTTACTataagacaaaagaaaaaatttacATTGAAATGAGCAGTATAAGGACATTTGAGTCTACTGTTTACATgatagaatttaagtcattatgCCTGTTTTCCTTTAGTAAAATCTTTGATTACacatttacagaaaaaaaaatttttaatacaaataaaaaaaatatttttttaactgaaaaaataaatctttgaaaaaaatatatttaaaatcttGCTAAGTTGAATTGACTATTTGTTTTACCTCTATTgttagaaatattattattttgtatagaaaCACAGAAGAGATTCCAATCAATTGGATCTAAGTGCTCTCCCTGGTGCTAGCTCTTTAGTTGCCCAAACAAGTTTAGAAGATGATACAGAGAGTCTGTCAAGCTCCAACATACCATCTACATATCAGTATGATCAAAAACACTACCACAGGTACTTTGGTATCAGactttatctatatatctattaagTCAGACCAGCACCATTGCTCAAAAGCAATATTAATGTCTTGACaagatgtttattaaattgtctCATTTCACTGGCACTGAGTTAGCAAGAACCAAGTAAGAACTTGCACacattagatctataaagaTATTTGGCCAAATGTTGTGACTGTGTCAAGGAAAGTTAGGTAGCAAATAAACTatttatatttctcttttatCTGATTTAGTGTCTGTCAGTCTTGAGCGACACATGTgatgtgaaacaaaaaatttaaggtcataaataatcttaatttgtgtgtgtgtgtattctaCAGTACACCTAAAGCCCCAACAACGCAGCAGTTGGCACCTATACCTCTTCCCAGGAAGCTCTCTCCTAGGAACTTTGGAGTGCCTCATGTGACTTACAAAAGTATGAACATTTCTGAAGTAGATAGTGATGTGCACCACATTTCTGGTGATGGTAATAGTAAACCACATTTGCCTGATAGCTTGTCAAGCCTTGTCAGTGAAGAAGCTATATCTAAACATGAAACATCTGCTCCATCGCATGGCATCTTGCTACAAAACACCACAGACAGGCAACAGAATGAAGAAGAGAAACATTTAATCTCTTCTTCAGCGAAACTCACAGAGCCACCAAAATCTGAAGTTTCTGATCTGCCTGTGTGTCCAGCTTGCTCACAAACAATGCATGCTTCACAAAGGCCGGCTTGCCCTGAGAACTTAACAGATTCTTCTCTTCTCTTTTGTCCGTCACATCATTCACCTTCACTAAATGTTTCACAGTCTCTTACTTCTGTCTCGCCTGAATCAAAATCACTGCATGTTGTGCCGCACTCTGTATGTATAGTCACTAATAGCATGGCACAGTCAGCCTCACTAGCACCACTTCAGTCACAACCTTTTGCTGGATACACCAAAATGAGTTCACCAGTCATGTACCCTGTACTGCTTACCAATGTACGCACCGCTGATCCAGTCAATCAGACGAGTTTATTGCCCAACCACAAAGTCATCACTGACACTGAAGTAGCAGACAAGTCACTATTTGCACCCAGCACAATACCAGAATTTGCACCCATGTACTATAACAGCACACCTTGGTTTTATAACTTCACTTCAGCTAATCCTTATAACCTATACACTGATTGGTCAAAGCAGCTTGCACGATCACTGCCTGAACGTTTGCTCAAAGAGGAGGAGTCTGATAACAGTTTGTACTTGTCCTATTTAAATTCAAAAGAGATTTCACTGTTTAAAAACACACCTCAAGTAGAGCGAATGTTTGCCAATGTATTTAATGACTCTCATAACTTACATGGTTTTGAAACTCCTCCTTTGACAGAAGAAAGTTGCAGAACTCCTAAAGAAAGGCAACAACCTAAACACATTTTTTCAGACGCTAAGTTCAGCCAGAGGTTGCCTATGGATGAGAACGGCATCATGTGGGAGTCCAGTCATGACAGTAGGACACATCACAACCAAGACAGACTTAAAAGCAACGATGATACTGACATAGATGAAGACATATCTGATTTTATTTACGATGCTGAACCAACCCATAAATCAGAttcatcacaatattttaatgtaaagaaATCTCCTAACAAGCAATCAAAATATTCTCCACAATTCGAGGAAATGCCATCTGTAGGAAAAAAGATGGCTAAAGTTTTGAACGCAGACAATGCCAAGACATACAAATCATCAGCCAGAGATGATTATAACAAACATGTCTCTTCCAATTATCTCCCAAGGTCATTCAACGGTTATAGTTCAGAAGAATCAATGGAAGAAAGCCCTTTGCAAAAAGCTAGAATGGTACAGAAACGTCTGGAATATTTCACCAACAGTAAACCAAGAGATTTTCTAGTCTCGAAACAGTCAGAAGGTTTTGATGTCAGTCACATGGACTCAGATCTTTCCACCAGCAGCTACCAATCTCTTTATAAACCTAATAACCATGTCAGCTCAACTGTACAGAAAACTGTAGCTGAAAATACCATAAAACATGAAGAACTGCAAAGTCTGCCTACAAAGACAGAGATAAATCACCCTGAGGCTGTTACAGTACAACAGAAATACCCTGACCTATACCCTGATAATGTGGAAAAAGATTATGTTAATGAGGCCATGGAGAAAGAAACTGTTGCTAGTAAACCAAGTTTATTTGCCGTTCAAGAAATTTCAGACAATAAAAGTAATTTACAAGCTTTAGCATCACATAAACAACAGTCTATTCAGAATCAAACTCCTGAAGTGAATCAACATTCAACTGTTCAGTATCAGCCTGCCGCGCAGCACTTCAATTCCATTCAGTATCAAGTACCTGACCAGCATCACCTCCTTGAACCTCACTCACCACCTCAACTAGTTGACCAGATTAAGGATCATCCACTAACAAGTCAAGGTGGTGATCACATGCATAGTTCAGAAGAGTTAGGCCCACCTCAGCATCTTCCAAAATCTACACTTCTTGAAGCTTTAGAACCAACACCAATGCCAGTGAAGGAAGAGCTGCCTCATCCCACAGAAGTCTTGCAAGGACAAAACAATCCACACCCAAACAGTGCTGTAAATGTTTCAAATGCTGAGAATGATTATGAGGATGTATCAGAAACTTCATCGGATGAAGATTATACACAGGCAGATTTAGGACCTACCAGTATCTCAGCACGCAAAGAAAGCATAGATGCCTCGACGGATACTGATTTAGAGAAGCTAGCCAGACCTGGTTATGTGCAGAAAGTTCTTGTTGTTAGGAAAAATATTCCAACTGTAAAACATATTCGTAAAAACAAAAGACGAAAGCCACTTATGAAGAGAATGCAGTCTGGAGACTCATCAGAAGCTGATGGTAAGTTGATATTAatgtaagtttgtttttttttgttgctaaatTCTTTGGTAAAAGTTATgttctaaaactaaaaacatttgaGTGTTTTTTGTGTGATTATCTAACATTAATAGTCAAAGCTAACTCAGCCATTATCTCATTTTATAACAAGATATGTTTTTGGTGTTATGGAGAATAAAGGTAGTTATAGGTTACATGAAGACTATTTGTTACATGATCTGAAATGGCTGTGAGCTCTGTGTGCTTTACATTTAACTAAGTAGACTAGTTAGATATTTCTGTTCTAGTTTATTTCTAGGATATTATATGCTACAGATTAAAGCTTCATGTCTCTTGAATATTATATGTTCTGAGaaaacataatattttttttttagcaatttcAATGTAATACAACTCTTAACAAATATTGCTAAACTTTCCAAAACCACATCTTGTTTCtgatggccttttttttttaaattttaaacatttaaagacattttaaacataatttcttaaaacaacataattagaagatgttaataaatataaaatatgtacaaattATAGATAATCACAAAAGTGTTTTACAGTGTAACAATGAGTCAatgtgataataataaaaattaacaatttaaaattatggatacatttaagtttttaaaagtagttttaTATTTATGACAGTTTTATTAAATGTGTACAATTGCAATGGAAATCTCTAAATTAATATTTGCtgaatgaagattattattctaatttttttttcagatcttGATGATACGCAGAGAGAAAGGCGCCATTTCATCCGAAGAATGCGAGTTGCACTTTTCAAAATTTTCTCATTCTTAGACACAGCAACACTTGTGAAAATGTCTTGCGTCTGCAGAGAGTGGTGTAAAGTAAGCAGACATCCTGCTTTGTGGAAAGTtgttaaattagaaaataaagcCATCTCATCATCAGTAAGTACTAAAAGCATTTTGTTAACAGAAAGAGCCAGCTTTACATGTTTAGacatttaaactatttacaTTCTTACAAGCTCATTATATTGTCAAAAGTATTGCCAGTATCACAATTCATTAACATTGTCTGGATTTATCTGTTAATAGAAATTGAACAAGTTTATTGTTATCATGGAAGCAAACTGTTGGTTGTCATTGTTGGGTCAAGGCTGCTTGTAACTAATCAGTTTATCCTTGAACTTTTCCATATATACCTACTCTCTCTgccttctattttcttttttagataaaatttttgttttttaaaacatggtCAACAAAATATGAACTCctttcattaaaatgttttagacaTCCCCGCCCACTACATGAAGCCAAATACATTCCACAGTATTAGACAAATAGATAATCAAAGACTAGTATTTAGATGGAGAATGTCACAGTTGTGTTTTTGGAGAGATCTTTGTATTGTCTCCACAAACATATGTCATTTAGATTCCAAGGTGCCTTTTATTCTATGCAACACCCTTCTTGAACACAATGAAGTAACACAGCACTGAATTTAAATTTCTTGAGTTTATTGCTTTCAAACTcgattaacaaaataaataatttaaagcaGATATTACTTGTGCGATGATAACttgaatagaaataaaacacaataaacCATCACAGACTAATATTAATATTCCAATACAGAATACTTGTAATAATGGGTACTAGAAACAATGACTGATGACTTCATTGTCCTTATATAGTAGCGTAAGACAATCTTTCTGGATTGTTTTGGACACTGATAGTAATTTCTTTCCGGTTCCCATAATTCCACTCTTACCCTACATCACTTTTATGCAAAACAGTTATCCAGAAGGATCTGCTTTATTTTCCCACCCACATTCAATGTGACCTAATAATACTGACTGTCGAAGTACAACTGGTCAGCCATTATTAAGAGCTGTCAAGCGTGACATTATACATACACATGAATCTACCTATAACTTTATGTCCTAAGTTTCACTATAAGCTTTTAGTGTTCACTTTTTAGTTTCACAATTTCACTCAACCTTTTTCAACAGTTTCTCATCATGTTGTCACAATGGTGTACACAGACTGAGTCACTCACTTTGAAAGGTTTGTTCTTAGCTAACTCCCCCATCTAGCCATTTCCCTTCATCAGAGCAGATGTATAAAGTACCAGCAGATGCTTTAATTTTTCTAACCCTTATTGATTCTTAAGTAGGAAAACCAGAAAAGGCAAATTACATTTGGAAATGTTTCGAACaatataaattatagcttttatgtagcgctactttgattcttatagcatgctcagagcgctatggtccaatctcgcTTGTGAAccagttgggggagggggtatcttgagaaggttttccgtgctgcctttaggcgctcagtaaacacaactctgctcgaatcgggtgttcaacctcaagccccctttgtaggtagccaagccaagttcaagtgtagttggcctctcgaccatgtTTCTCAGCTAGTTAATAGACATCCCAATTGAATGTTGAGCTATTGATGTAAAAAGTTGAGTTGGTCTAGTCTTATTGTTGTTGCATCTTTAGTACTTTATTCTCAGCTGTATCTTGTTCAATAAAATACCAGGTCTCTGTGTGGATTGAAGTTATTAATGATTATTCCCAGGAAATTAATTGTATGGTTTATGCTTATGTTACACAGCTGAACATGCCCATTGGTGAGATCATGTGTATTGATATTGTTGATtactatagttttttttataaacatgtttttttttgtatttataattaaCCCACGGGAGGACAAAAGAAGTTGAGAAGTTTTGatgtcaagtaaaaaaaattttttttaaacctaaacatatttttgtaattagttttaaaaaaaagttaaattgaaTTTTTAGGATAATTTGCTTTAAGTTAACTGaaaaaagtttattgttattttcttgttaaaatTTTTACTTAAAAACGTTATCTAATTCAATAagcattaaaacattttttctttttttttctgtgtccagtttaaaaaaagaaaaattaaagttcATTGAAATTTcttgaaaattaataaaataaacttgtATACAGTGAGATATTGAACAtaagatagataaaaaaaaaaaaaagaatgggtaAGAGGAAGTTAAAACTAATGAGGTTTTTTTTGTACCAAAAGTTGTTATATTTATCATttaatcaaaaactaaaaagtcACATTGGAACCTTCttcacaatgttttgtttttggctaATGTCGCTCTGACAACCTCCTTACTATTCTGTGGACCAGTGTAATGTATTGAgttgtctttgttttatgttAGCCACAGCAGAAAGTTaggtttaataataaaaaacaaataccgGTAccctgtaaaacaaaataaggcaatcattaattaaaacataaaattgtGTTAAGTAGCTCTTAAAGgcaataaaaaaattctattcTACTAGTTTTGAATCTGTACACTTTTTTGCCTCTTAAAGTTTTGTTTCTAATTtgaattcctttaaaaaaaattagactttcattttaatgctataagcattatATTAGGAGTCTGTTGTTCACTTCTGatttttttctaagtatttaatttaatatataccagtgttataaatgaatttagttgtacatgtttttttcacttctaagtgtgtgttgtctttattttatatatacagTGCACTTTGCCCTAAACATTACATAAAAGATAATTCTGAAATATCAAATTATTGAAGTGGAATCTTTTTCAATATTCCTCAGAGGAATGTAGATTTTGAATGAAGATTGAGGCAGTCTAGATCTGGCTTATCACTTTAGGATTTAGTCTAAATTTTAGCAGAGAAAAAAGGAGTGAAAAAAAGTCTTGTAAGCTTTATAGataattatacaaatatttataaaagtatAAAGATAGCATTAATTAACTGCTCTTCCTTGAGGTTGTCTTTTCTTTctaatgaaaacattttcatgtcgatcattcatttttttcattggaTTTTGTTCTTGGGTCCAGGGAGAATCTTAATAAAGCTGATTCTGGAGCGCAAAGTTTGCCACAGTTTGTTCATATAAATGAAACTGTTCTAATGCTGTCTGTTAGGGAAGCTTTTTGTCTCATTCTCTTGTCTAAGGCTGCTTCTCTTATTTTGCTCTCACTGAGGTTCATACCAGCaacacagtctgtctccatgctctTCGATCTAGCATAATGTC is a genomic window containing:
- the LOC106061266 gene encoding uncharacterized protein LOC106061266 isoform X2: MASTLHIPFRCPNCGDNSRQFETLHDLRSHLEKEHSYTSSRYRHQPVTSSPAVGLRSRTGRHSPLTEMFHSDAQRLEESLRKRKEEELNNKRRRSEMSNLRLSKDSSGNAGFQEKIQNIPQHYSFRDYGHSSRLQKYYTPSKYLRDRQNIEGMQTNKAFTDEPYMRDKTKDEPISDMNSLFTDIQNKEGINRSSHFAETNLSSQMSPSITATPNPSEKHIKDTLSALSHEVLLERASQFATADSLYTAQELLSSVEQAAEIKIAQQKKVIEILAEKLKEKENRLAGVMGQIELLSHHQMDSFEKVSILKRQSDLKAQLLQKELDQKQKDFDTLNQKLFEIQQSLVKGDSSIQKSGKIENSSILNVNLSTDSPESSASMDLDPDLEKPTSPTEKMSLGRSASKTKEIKRVQNKAHQLERDRQNLLIEMQNLLQSAATDNEKLQSELASQSQELSQLSYDLEQSKHEQAALLGETHALYRQADVSLAQLKIMLKDREGELKNVSKSLEQAKAAQSKLARERDEYVRLCQERETKYKEMMSSNSQQIQSMKKTLDLSLQDKKQLEEKLKDLKRELDAKNGKDAILSDNVAHLKSALEEKMKSQAKLKEELHKREEKLKKAKREMERMTRFLEDTAEKELEARSKLEDFISGLIDRAGRAETELQKLKEESYRLHQKSKHSSKKHRRDSNQLDLSALPGASSLVAQTSLEDDTESLSSSNIPSTYQYDQKHYHSTPKAPTTQQLAPIPLPRKLSPRNFGVPHVTYKSMNISEVDSDVHHISGDGNSKPHLPDSLSSLVSEEAISKHETSAPSHGILLQNTTDRQQNEEEKHLISSSAKLTEPPKSEVSDLPVCPACSQTMHASQRPACPENLTDSSLLFCPSHHSPSLNVSQSLTSVSPESKSLHVVPHSVCIVTNSMAQSASLAPLQSQPFAGYTKMSSPVMYPVLLTNVRTADPVNQTSLLPNHKVITDTEVADKSLFAPSTIPEFAPMYYNSTPWFYNFTSANPYNLYTDWSKQLARSLPERLLKEEESDNSLYLSYLNSKEISLFKNTPQVERMFANVFNDSHNLHGFETPPLTEESCRTPKERQQPKHIFSDAKFSQRLPMDENGIMWESSHDSRTHHNQDRLKSNDDTDIDEDISDFIYDAEPTHKSDSSQYFNVKKSPNKQSKYSPQFEEMPSVGKKMAKVLNADNAKTYKSSARDDYNKHVSSNYLPRSFNGYSSEESMEESPLQKARMVQKRLEYFTNSKPRDFLVSKQSEGFDVSHMDSDLSTSSYQSLYKPNNHVSSTVQKTVAENTIKHEELQSLPTKTEINHPEAVTVQQKYPDLYPDNVEKDYVNEAMEKETVASKPSLFAVQEISDNKSNLQALASHKQQSIQNQTPEVNQHSTVQYQPAAQHFNSIQYQVPDQHHLLEPHSPPQLVDQIKDHPLTSQGGDHMHSSEELGPPQHLPKSTLLEALEPTPMPVKEELPHPTEVLQGQNNPHPNSAVNVSNAENDYEDVSETSSDEDYTQADLGPTSISARKESIDASTDTDLEKLARPGYVQKVLVVRKNIPTVKHIRKNKRRKPLMKRMQSGDSSEADDLDDTQRERRHFIRRMRVALFKIFSFLDTATLVKMSCVCREWCKVSRHPALWKVVKLENKAISSSFLIMLSQWCTQTESLTLKAEHAHWAHWATN